CTCCATGATGACCACAAACAATCAAGCTACAGAATTGCTGAGTGGAAAAGCCTCTACTAAAACACTTTCTTGGATGAAGGCTAGCAATCCACTAACAAAGGAGGCCAAAGTGAATGCAGTTCTGCACGATTACTTTAAAATATCTGGTTGACGAAGCTACAAATACACAACCGAAGGTGGACGTTGGTGTAACATGTTTTGCACGGACCTTTCGCTTTTAAACTTCCGTTGAGTGTTTTGACAGGCGCTTCTCGATTAAATACTGCTAGTAAATAAACCCGAAACGTCACGAtgaccaacttttttttttatttcttttaaaaaattcgtcTGCTGCCAagtgttttgaatttttaaacaaCAGATGGCGATTGGAAATTGGCGGGAAGTTTGACAGGCACCAGCCAAAAGCATGAATTCTCCCACGGAGACATGAACTTAATGGTTTAAACGATAGTTTTGATTGATTGCCAAATTGtattccaaaagaaaatttacaCATAATTCCAAAACATGAACTGAAAACAACATTCAGGCGAAAAAGCCATAGCAGCGCCTTAATATATGGGAACAGATTAAACAAATCGTATATGACTCCAATGTAAATGCATAGTCCATTCTAACCAATTAAcgcctcttcttctttgcgCTTGCACGCTTTTCTTTGCTGGAGACCAGATGGTTACTAGGAATTAGTTTcaaacaaatgcaaaaaagGAACTCGGGTCAAAATAGTGCACACATACAGAACATTGGATAAATCTTGACTTTACGCCCAAaagattagaaaaaaattggcaCAAGACTTTGCAAGGCGAAAGGACAAAtggcaaaaagaaatgaccGGCAAACTAGCTcggaattttcttttccccatgGCTCAGAAGTCGTTTTTCCCTCTTGTTTTTCCACACATAGCTAAACaacaagtttaaaatttaaagaaggcaaaatatttttaattttctccCTCTTCCTGTATCATTGGCGGCTATCTATTGCGCCGCATGCGGCATGGATCGGCTTTCTTAGCTAAAGAATCAGCTGTTGCATTTAGGTCATAACACTCGACAGATCCTTGGTCTGGCTAATTTTAGCAGCCGATTGACGAAAAACATCGACAATTTTCTGGAACGCCGCAGGATCGTATACAGAGCGAGCCGTGTTGGTCCGATCAAATGGCTCTAAACCCGAACGAAACATGCATTCATcgaaaaacattttaattatcGTAATACTATACTACCTTCGATGCATATGTACTTCCAATGATGTGGATCATTTTTAGGAGACATATACTGTCGACACTGTTCCAAGGGAATTGTCCCACCAAGTCTTATAGACATTGCGTGCGCACCGTAACTGAAAATGCCAACCAAAAACATAAGTGGCCTATGGTGCGAAGATGGTAAGAAAAAGCTGAAGCTGTCAACGCTTCACATACTTGAAATGATGCGCGTAGTAGTCTAGAAATCCGGCAAACAGCTGACCAAGTGTCATATGATTATTGGACCGGAGTACTTTCAACTCTTCTTCTGTGAAGGTTTGCAGCCTTCGAATATCTCCTTCTGGCCAGAATCTTTCGGCTCGCACCTTCTGCAGGCAAGGTAGGACTGGTACATGGACTCCGGCTTGAAGGTAATAAATTACCATCAACGTCAACGAATAACTTGACATGGTCATCGATTTCGCTTCATTGATGTCATGCTGCCTCGCCCATAGCTTTACCGCCAATACTAGCGGCCGCACTCGCCAATCCActattttccaagaaaaataatttgcTACTAACTCCAGTTGGAAATGACATAGAAAATTGGTTTCACACTTACATTGTGCGTACGTTTTGAGAAGGTGTGTGTTGCGGATGCCAACGATATTGTTAAAGTTTAGATCCACTTCTAAGTTAGTGATACTGTCATAAAACCTTAGGATGGGAACTTTGGCTCTGATCACATCCAACTTGGTAAGAAAACCTGTTAAGAGTACcagttaaaaaatataaataaaataagtatgtcaatgaaaatcacaagTCGGATTCACGTACGACATTGTTTAAGGGCTTTTTGGACACGATAGAGATACTCCAATGCATGAAAACGCTGATCGACATCGTGCCCTGATATGACCAGGCAAAGATCCATATCACTGCTCTCTCCGCCAAAACCTGATACGCTGGATCCGACAATGTACAAACCGCATTGATGCAAATAGTAGCTctgttattttgaaaaagaaacgactGTTTTACTGGGAAATCCGGGAATAAGATAACAACCAATATTCACTCTAATGTAGTTGTGGACCATTTCTCGAAGTCGTAGTTTACGCCGCAGAGTATCTTGAGTTTGTTCGTGGCTGGTGTACTTACACCAAATGGCATGGGATAACTACATTAATAACAATTTTCAATGTGGGGAGGTTAGGATTTGAAATTTACTTTTGTCAGATACCCTATCCCATTCGCTTCCATTGAGCAAACTGTCGGGCCGGTGTGAACGTAGCTGAATGTTAAGTAGGCAGGCTGATGGGACTATGGGCGGCAAACCTTCGCAGCAGTCCTGGAAACGGCGTTTGGGACGGGAGGCCACAGGTTCCCCGCCGCTCGGTTTTGCTGATGAAGGATTAAGAAGGGGACTTGGGCTACGACTTGTTCGATTGTTCTGGTAGTGCCGTTTTGTTCCCCTTGGTTCGTTACTGTCGACACTGCCGCTGCAGCCACTTCCTCCATTATTTCCCCTAATGAAACAGGAACCCCTTggaatttgtaaaaaaaacaacaaaaaaacaacacaccGTCAATTCTTCGATCATCGAATAGTACCTAATTTGGCTGCTTTTTGGGAATGCGTGCCTGTACTTTTGAAAGTGGCCGGGCGTTGACGATTGAGATGAGATTCCGCTATCTGTGGGAGAAAGTGATCTGATCTCAGTATTTTTCCGACAGTCAATCGCCATCAAGGGATGATTCAACTCGTTAAATTTCTCACAATGACGTCTCTCCTGCTCATCATCACAGCTTTGAAATACTTCATCTTCATATTTTGATGGGCAAACATTTGACTGTGGGATTGACCTGCAAGAGAATAATGGGCTAGGCTGGCTCTGGTCTCGCTGACAAACATTGTTTGAAATTTCCGCATAATACTTTTGATTGAATGATGATGAACTACATGGTGGGTTTTCATTCAGATGGTGGTGAGACAAGGATCTATACATGCCTGCATGAGGATTCCTATGGACAGGGTGAGGGGGATACCTCATATTGCAGTTGGGCATGTAGTTCATCAGGGACGGGGAAAAAGGTTGAAGATTTTCACTTTGAAACATTATCTAGGAAAGAAACAGACGTTAGACGAACAGATGCGTTTCAGGCACTCGAAGGCTGGAGATCCTACTTTTCCGAAAGGATCTGCAACAATGTAATAGTGGAGAGGGTGCATCCGATTTCTAACACCGCCTTCTGAGTCtgtaaacagcagcaaaatATAACTGACGGCAAGAAATGGCCAAGTATTACGCGATTGAATGATAGAATCAAGAGAAAACGTTCTCCCTCATTCCTTTTCTTATTAAAAAAGCCTTTTTCAAAAAGCCGGATTAAATTATACATGTGACCACTTGTACGTCAACTTCAAATGATTCTAGCAGAAGGCGCAACCCAGCCAAACCTGCGGTGCCaaatttttaaacgaaaacgataagaaaaaaaaaaaaaaccttcgaATTGTCGTTTGTCGATCTGTTCACTGTTCTGTTGTTTACCTGTCTCGGCTCTCGGGTCTATGACTCTCCGTCTGGTATGCTAGCCCGTCACCGTACCAGCAATTTATTCCATAAAACTGTCTATACAATAAAACGAATCACATTTGAAATCGATAGTATCCGTTGTGTGTGCTAATTTGACAAATTTATTGAATCATCAGTGTTTCTTCGGAACAATGGAACATATTGTTTACGATTGTTTTGTcgtttagatttttttatttcgtaaGAAAAATAATAGTTCATAATCAAACAATGATACCGTCTATTCGTGGCTTAAAATATTTATCGTTGGGGTATTTCAAAGGTCACATTTCAATTAAATGTAACGGTTATTCTACGACATTTCCAAATGGCCAaccggtctaaggcgccaaaCAAAAGTGTACAAACAGTTTTCATCAACGACGTACGGGGTATGCAGAGATAAGATTCAAATCCTATTATTtgataaaatgtttttttccatCGAGACTGTGTGTGTCTTATCGATTCGAAATTAGGGAAATTCAAAGTTCAGCAATGTTGACCAGTTCAGATCGCGTTTCAACTTTCAAGTTCGTGATCTTTAGAGATTTCTGGTAATGTCCTTCCACTCTTCTTTGCAAAATAATGCCTCAACTTCTTTTCcgtttgttctatttttgttAAGGACAATAGGTTTCCTCACATCaggaagtttttttttttttacattactCATCTAGAACTTGGAGCTGTAAGATAATATAGTTTTTAAATCTAGGAAACCAAATAGTATAATGGACTTTTCATTGCGATTAGAACagctgttaaaaaaaacatcaaagcAATTCTATATGATTGCGTATCAACGAGATCGGAATCGATGTTGTGAAAGTGCCTGATGTTTTCCCAGTAAGAAAGTTTAGTTGTCGTTTCGCAAGAGTTAGTTTGGTACGTACTGAAATTTGAAACTGAAAATTGCGGCCAAACAGAAACTTTCCTGAGTACTTTAAGATTTCATcttcaaaacaaatgaaataaactCCATCTAACTGATTTCATAGCGAACACATTCAAGTTTAAATAAGGTTAGAacttgaaaataaattttgtttcatgaAAGCGAGTAGTATCACATGATCGAGCCAGTGCCTCTTGGAAAGAATCTAGAGGCACGAATTCGTGCTTGGGTGCCACCAACGACCCCTGTTTAGCCATGTTGCAAAGCATCGCCAACATATCCTTCCTAAACATGGATAGATTGATCGGAAGAAGTATAGTGATTCTAGTAGGATAAAGTTTAGGCTATCATTACCGTTCGGTGGAGTTAGAACCATGCTGCCAGTTCCAGCGCGTCATCCAGTATCCAACAAGACGAATATTCTTAAAAATGAAAGCAGATGTCGGTACTATAAGCGGCTGTCGTGACATTCCTCCATAGGTGACCAGTGTGCCGTTTTCTGCCATAGCTTTTACGAGTTCAATCACGGCCTTCCCACTAACGCAATTTAACACTAATTTCGGCTGagcaagttttccgtttttgaACAGTTTGGACGCCCGGAATTCTTCTTCAGTTAAAACGTAGTCGGCTCCTAGATCTTGCAAGTCTTGCTTCAATTTCTCGATTCCTTCTCTATTCCGTAATATGTTGACGGTCCGGAAACCTAAATGACGGGCGATTTGGATGACATTTTGTCCTACGGCGCTGTTGGCTGCATTTTGCAAGACTGTATCGCCTTTACTAAGTGTTTCGAAATCCTGGAGCATTCGAAAGGCTGTGCAAGGATTTACTGCTAAAGTTGCAGCCATGGCTGGATCCAAATCATTTGGAATTTTGATCAAATTCTTTTCCTCTTCAAGTGCATAAGACCGCCAGGTTCCCCATGCATTTGTTCCAGGTATGACCCAGTCTCCAACTTTTAGGTTTTTCACTTCACTTCCAGCTTTTTCTATGATGCCGAAACCTTCATTCCCTAGTGTAAACGGCAAGTTAGGCTTCACTCCGTACACTCCTTGGATTGTGTTTATGTCTGCTGGATTGATTGGAGCTTGAAGCATTTTTACAAGAACCTTTAGTTTAAGAAAACGACAAACAGATTCCGTTAGATTTAATGTAACTCGTATCTTTCGGAGAAAAAGTTACTTGCTTGCTAGCCATGTCTGCCAATTGTAAAGCAAACTCTTCCTTCTTGACAACTTTAGCAGGATCCCCAAATTCTGTCAGGAAAAGTTTCGACGAGTCAACGTGTTGATATCTTACGTAACATCGAGTAAAACGTGGTgaaaattttctaaataatgCAAAAGTGCCCATGGTGCAAACACTTAAATGTAGTAAGTAAATTTGCTATCCTTTCACCACTTTTCACGTGGCGGAAACGTTGTAAACAACACCAAACTGCGTACCGATTGGTTATAGCAGACGAATTCTTGTAAAACGAGCAGCTGATCGTTATCGTCGAATAGATCCTTCGTTCTACTTCATCACTCTTTTCCACAAGTTCGGCAAGTTCAAACATCATGGCttacttttgccaaaatgTGTTAAAGATTGCCGGGTCTTCGATCGCTAACCAGAGCCGTTCAGCCCGGTTTGCAGCTTATCGCTTAGCATCAAGTAATCAGAACAAATAAATGTTCGCATGTCAAGGCTCTATTCTCTAATCAtggttccctttttcagcggCGGTTCCTTCTTATCAACACATCATCATAGAGAAACAAGGAGCAAAAACGAATGTCGGTGTCATCACCTTGAACCGTCCAAAAGCTCTGAATGCTCTCTGTGATGCATTGATGCGAGAAGTGAGTGATGCCCTAGACGATTTGGAGAAGGACAAGGATGTTGGAGCAGTTATCATAACTGGCAGCGAAAAGGCTTTTGCTGCTGGTAACTTAGATGTTAAATTGACATGTGACAAAACATAACATCACATTTACTACTAGGTGCCGACATCAAGGAGATGCAGAACAATACTTTTGCACGTGTTTATGGAGGTAACTTTCTAAACCATTGGAACAGGGTAGCTCAGTGCAAAAAACCAGTCATCGCAGCAGTAAATGGCTATGCTGTAAGTTGCTAGACATTTAAAACTGCTATTGCTATATTTAGTAATATCTTTATTGAATAGCTTGGAGGTGGCTGTGAATTGGCAATGATGTGCGATATTATCCTTGCTGGTGAGAATGCCAAATTCGGTCAGCCCGAAATCGCGATTGGTACTATTCCCGGAGCCGGAGGCACTCAGC
This sequence is a window from Daphnia magna isolate NIES linkage group LG7, ASM2063170v1.1, whole genome shotgun sequence. Protein-coding genes within it:
- the LOC116927311 gene encoding probable enoyl-CoA hydratase, mitochondrial, with product MAYFCQNVLKIAGSSIANQSRSARFAAYRLASTAVPSYQHIIIEKQGAKTNVGVITLNRPKALNALCDALMREVSDALDDLEKDKDVGAVIITGSEKAFAAGADIKEMQNNTFARVYGGNFLNHWNRVAQCKKPVIAAVNGYALGGGCELAMMCDIILAGENAKFGQPEIAIGTIPGAGGTQRLIRSIGKSKAMEMCLTGLPITAQEAEKLGLVSRICAPKELVSEAVKMGEKIASHSKLIVAMCKESVNQAYETTLQEGLLFEKRTFHTTFATDDRKEGMTAFAEKRQPNFTDS
- the LOC116927310 gene encoding poly(A) RNA polymerase GLD2 isoform X2, coding for MHPLHYYIVADPFGKIMFQSENLQPFSPSLMNYMPNCNMRYPPHPVHRNPHAGMYRSLSHHHLNENPPCSSSSFNQKSIPQSNVCPSKYEDEVFQSCDDEQERRHCEKFNELNHPLMAIDCRKNTEIRSLSPTDSGISSQSSTPGHFQKYRHAFPKSSQIRGNNGGSGCSGSVDSNEPRGTKRHYQNNRTSRSPSPLLNPSSAKPSGGEPVASRPKRRFQDCCEGLPPIVPSACLLNIQLRSHRPDSLLNGSEWDRLSHAIWCKYTSHEQTQDTLRRKLRLREMVHNYIRSYYLHQCGLYIVGSSVSGFGGESSDMDLCLVISGHDVDQRFHALEYLYRVQKALKQCRFLTKLDVIRAKVPILRFYDSITNLEVDLNFNNIVGIRNTHLLKTYAQLDWRVRPLVLAVKLWARQHDINEAKSMTMSSYSLTLMVIYYLQAGVHVPVLPCLQKVRAERFWPEGDIRRLQTFTEEELKVLRSNNHMTLGQLFAGFLDYYAHHFNYGAHAMSIRLGGTIPLEQCRQYMSPKNDPHHWKYICIEEPFDRTNTARSVYDPAAFQKIVDVFRQSAAKISQTKDLSSVMT
- the LOC116927312 gene encoding enoyl-[acyl-carrier-protein] reductase, mitochondrial isoform X2, with the protein product MLQAPINPADINTIQGVYGVKPNLPFTLGNEGFGIIEKAGSEVKNLKVGDWVIPGTNAWGTWRSYALEEEKNLIKIPNDLDPAMAATLAVNPCTAFRMLQDFETLSKGDTVLQNAANSAVGQNVIQIARHLGFRTVNILRNREGIEKLKQDLQDLGADYVLTEEEFRASKLFKNGKLAQPKLVLNCVSGKAVIELVKAMAENGTLVTYGGMSRQPLIVPTSAFIFKNIRLVGYWMTRWNWQHGSNSTERKDMLAMLCNMAKQGSLVAPKHEFVPLDSFQEALARSCDTTRFHETKFIFKF
- the LOC116927312 gene encoding enoyl-[acyl-carrier-protein] reductase, mitochondrial isoform X1 translates to MGTFALFRKFSPRFTRCYVRYQHVDSSKLFLTEFGDPAKVVKKEEFALQLADMASKQVLVKMLQAPINPADINTIQGVYGVKPNLPFTLGNEGFGIIEKAGSEVKNLKVGDWVIPGTNAWGTWRSYALEEEKNLIKIPNDLDPAMAATLAVNPCTAFRMLQDFETLSKGDTVLQNAANSAVGQNVIQIARHLGFRTVNILRNREGIEKLKQDLQDLGADYVLTEEEFRASKLFKNGKLAQPKLVLNCVSGKAVIELVKAMAENGTLVTYGGMSRQPLIVPTSAFIFKNIRLVGYWMTRWNWQHGSNSTERKDMLAMLCNMAKQGSLVAPKHEFVPLDSFQEALARSCDTTRFHETKFIFKF
- the LOC116927310 gene encoding poly(A) RNA polymerase gld-2 homolog A isoform X4; this translates as MHPLHYYIVADPFGKIMFQSENLQPFSPSLMNYMPNCNMRYPPHPVHRNPHAGMYRSLSHHHLNENPPCSSSSFNQKSIPQSNVCPSKYEDEVFQSCDDEQERRHCEKFNELNHPLMAIDCRKNTEIRSLSPTDSGISSQSSTPGHFQKGSCFIRGNNGGSGCSGSVDSNEPRGTKRHYQNNRTSRSPSPLLNPSSAKPSGGEPVASRPKRRFQDCCEGLPPIVPSACLLNIQLRSHRPDSLLNGSEWDRLSHAIWCKYTSHEQTQDTLRRKLRLREMVHNYIRSYYLHQCGLYIVGSSVSGFGGESSDMDLCLVISGHDVDQRFHALEYLYRVQKALKQCRFLTKLDVIRAKVPILRFYDSITNLEVDLNFNNIVGIRNTHLLKTYAQLDWRVRPLVLAVKLWARQHDINEAKSMTMSSYSLTLMVIYYLQAGVHVPVLPCLQKVRAERFWPEGDIRRLQTFTEEELKVLRSNNHMTLGQLFAGFLDYYAHHFNYGAHAMSIRLGGTIPLEQCRQYMSPKNDPHHWKYICIEEPFDRTNTARSVYDPAAFQKIVDVFRQSAAKISQTKDLSSVMT
- the LOC116927310 gene encoding poly(A) RNA polymerase gld-2 homolog A isoform X5; translated protein: MHPLHYYIVADPFGKIMFQSENLQPFSPSLMNYMPNCNMRYPPHPVHRNPHAGMYRSLSHHHLNENPPCSSSSFNQKSIPQSNVCPSKYEDEVFQSCDDEQERRHYSGISSQSSTPGHFQKYRHAFPKSSQIRGSCFIRGNNGGSGCSGSVDSNEPRGTKRHYQNNRTSRSPSPLLNPSSAKPSGGEPVASRPKRRFQDCCEGLPPIVPSACLLNIQLRSHRPDSLLNGSEWDRLSHAIWCKYTSHEQTQDTLRRKLRLREMVHNYIRSYYLHQCGLYIVGSSVSGFGGESSDMDLCLVISGHDVDQRFHALEYLYRVQKALKQCRFLTKLDVIRAKVPILRFYDSITNLEVDLNFNNIVGIRNTHLLKTYAQLDWRVRPLVLAVKLWARQHDINEAKSMTMSSYSLTLMVIYYLQAGVHVPVLPCLQKVRAERFWPEGDIRRLQTFTEEELKVLRSNNHMTLGQLFAGFLDYYAHHFNYGAHAMSIRLGGTIPLEQCRQYMSPKNDPHHWKYICIEEPFDRTNTARSVYDPAAFQKIVDVFRQSAAKISQTKDLSSVMT
- the LOC116927310 gene encoding poly(A) RNA polymerase GLD2 isoform X3; amino-acid sequence: MHPLHYYIVADPFGKIMFQSENLQPFSPSLMNYMPNCNMRYPPHPVHRNPHAGMYRSLSHHHLNENPPCSSSSFNQKSIPQSNVCPSKYEDEVFQSCDDEQERRHCEKFNELNHPLMAIDCRKNTEIRSLSPTDSGISSQSSTPGHFQKYRGSCFIRGNNGGSGCSGSVDSNEPRGTKRHYQNNRTSRSPSPLLNPSSAKPSGGEPVASRPKRRFQDCCEGLPPIVPSACLLNIQLRSHRPDSLLNGSEWDRLSHAIWCKYTSHEQTQDTLRRKLRLREMVHNYIRSYYLHQCGLYIVGSSVSGFGGESSDMDLCLVISGHDVDQRFHALEYLYRVQKALKQCRFLTKLDVIRAKVPILRFYDSITNLEVDLNFNNIVGIRNTHLLKTYAQLDWRVRPLVLAVKLWARQHDINEAKSMTMSSYSLTLMVIYYLQAGVHVPVLPCLQKVRAERFWPEGDIRRLQTFTEEELKVLRSNNHMTLGQLFAGFLDYYAHHFNYGAHAMSIRLGGTIPLEQCRQYMSPKNDPHHWKYICIEEPFDRTNTARSVYDPAAFQKIVDVFRQSAAKISQTKDLSSVMT
- the LOC116927310 gene encoding poly(A) RNA polymerase GLD2 isoform X1; amino-acid sequence: MHPLHYYIVADPFGKIMFQSENLQPFSPSLMNYMPNCNMRYPPHPVHRNPHAGMYRSLSHHHLNENPPCSSSSFNQKSIPQSNVCPSKYEDEVFQSCDDEQERRHCEKFNELNHPLMAIDCRKNTEIRSLSPTDSGISSQSSTPGHFQKYRHAFPKSSQIRGSCFIRGNNGGSGCSGSVDSNEPRGTKRHYQNNRTSRSPSPLLNPSSAKPSGGEPVASRPKRRFQDCCEGLPPIVPSACLLNIQLRSHRPDSLLNGSEWDRLSHAIWCKYTSHEQTQDTLRRKLRLREMVHNYIRSYYLHQCGLYIVGSSVSGFGGESSDMDLCLVISGHDVDQRFHALEYLYRVQKALKQCRFLTKLDVIRAKVPILRFYDSITNLEVDLNFNNIVGIRNTHLLKTYAQLDWRVRPLVLAVKLWARQHDINEAKSMTMSSYSLTLMVIYYLQAGVHVPVLPCLQKVRAERFWPEGDIRRLQTFTEEELKVLRSNNHMTLGQLFAGFLDYYAHHFNYGAHAMSIRLGGTIPLEQCRQYMSPKNDPHHWKYICIEEPFDRTNTARSVYDPAAFQKIVDVFRQSAAKISQTKDLSSVMT
- the LOC116927310 gene encoding poly(A) RNA polymerase gld-2 homolog A isoform X6, whose amino-acid sequence is MHPLHYYIVADPFGKIMFQSENLQPFSPSLMNYMPNCNMRYPPHPVHRNPHAGMYRSLSHHHLNENPPCSSSSFNQKSIPQSNVCPSKYEDEVFQSCDDEQERRHYSGISSQSSTPGHFQKYRHAFPKSSQIRGNNGGSGCSGSVDSNEPRGTKRHYQNNRTSRSPSPLLNPSSAKPSGGEPVASRPKRRFQDCCEGLPPIVPSACLLNIQLRSHRPDSLLNGSEWDRLSHAIWCKYTSHEQTQDTLRRKLRLREMVHNYIRSYYLHQCGLYIVGSSVSGFGGESSDMDLCLVISGHDVDQRFHALEYLYRVQKALKQCRFLTKLDVIRAKVPILRFYDSITNLEVDLNFNNIVGIRNTHLLKTYAQLDWRVRPLVLAVKLWARQHDINEAKSMTMSSYSLTLMVIYYLQAGVHVPVLPCLQKVRAERFWPEGDIRRLQTFTEEELKVLRSNNHMTLGQLFAGFLDYYAHHFNYGAHAMSIRLGGTIPLEQCRQYMSPKNDPHHWKYICIEEPFDRTNTARSVYDPAAFQKIVDVFRQSAAKISQTKDLSSVMT
- the LOC116927310 gene encoding poly(A) RNA polymerase gld-2 homolog A isoform X8, which produces MHPLHYYIVADPFGKIMFQSENLQPFSPSLMNYMPNCNMRYPPHPVHRNPHAGMYRSLSHHHLNENPPCSSSSFNQKSIPQSNVCPSKYEDEVFQSCDDEQERRHYSGISSQSSTPGHFQKGSCFIRGNNGGSGCSGSVDSNEPRGTKRHYQNNRTSRSPSPLLNPSSAKPSGGEPVASRPKRRFQDCCEGLPPIVPSACLLNIQLRSHRPDSLLNGSEWDRLSHAIWCKYTSHEQTQDTLRRKLRLREMVHNYIRSYYLHQCGLYIVGSSVSGFGGESSDMDLCLVISGHDVDQRFHALEYLYRVQKALKQCRFLTKLDVIRAKVPILRFYDSITNLEVDLNFNNIVGIRNTHLLKTYAQLDWRVRPLVLAVKLWARQHDINEAKSMTMSSYSLTLMVIYYLQAGVHVPVLPCLQKVRAERFWPEGDIRRLQTFTEEELKVLRSNNHMTLGQLFAGFLDYYAHHFNYGAHAMSIRLGGTIPLEQCRQYMSPKNDPHHWKYICIEEPFDRTNTARSVYDPAAFQKIVDVFRQSAAKISQTKDLSSVMT
- the LOC116927310 gene encoding poly(A) RNA polymerase gld-2 homolog A isoform X7, with translation MHPLHYYIVADPFGKIMFQSENLQPFSPSLMNYMPNCNMRYPPHPVHRNPHAGMYRSLSHHHLNENPPCSSSSFNQKSIPQSNVCPSKYEDEVFQSCDDEQERRHYSGISSQSSTPGHFQKYRGSCFIRGNNGGSGCSGSVDSNEPRGTKRHYQNNRTSRSPSPLLNPSSAKPSGGEPVASRPKRRFQDCCEGLPPIVPSACLLNIQLRSHRPDSLLNGSEWDRLSHAIWCKYTSHEQTQDTLRRKLRLREMVHNYIRSYYLHQCGLYIVGSSVSGFGGESSDMDLCLVISGHDVDQRFHALEYLYRVQKALKQCRFLTKLDVIRAKVPILRFYDSITNLEVDLNFNNIVGIRNTHLLKTYAQLDWRVRPLVLAVKLWARQHDINEAKSMTMSSYSLTLMVIYYLQAGVHVPVLPCLQKVRAERFWPEGDIRRLQTFTEEELKVLRSNNHMTLGQLFAGFLDYYAHHFNYGAHAMSIRLGGTIPLEQCRQYMSPKNDPHHWKYICIEEPFDRTNTARSVYDPAAFQKIVDVFRQSAAKISQTKDLSSVMT